ATTTATACTTCTGGCTTCTGCGGTAAAGCTTCTGACTACAGAGGAAAAGGAGTTTTATCCAGAAGAAACCTTAGTTTACAAAATAGCAAGAAAGCTCATTCCACTTAGACCAGATTACCACAATGGAAGTTTTTTCATCAAAGAGGGGAAGAAAGTTTACGCAACGCCTCTTTTCCTTACGCTTGTATTTGTAGAAAGCTCAGATCTCATGTTCGCGATTGACTCAGTTCCTGCCATTTTAGCCATATCAAGAGACCCTTTCGTGGTTTACACTTCTAACATCTTTGCTATACTGGGTCTTCGCTCGCTGTATTTTGCTGCCGATGCCATACTACCTATGTTTCACTACTTGCATTATGGACTTGCTTTCATACTCGGTTTTATAGGCGTGAAGATGCTTGTGTCAGATTTTTATCACATACCCGTTGGAGTCTCGCTTCTCCTTATAATGAGCGCTATTCTCGTATCCATACTTGCATCAGTAATTTCCAAAAATGTTAAAAACTGACTTACTCAAGTTTGTAAATAATGGGAAGTTTGATCCTCACATCCACCGGTGGTTTTGGTATCAACTTCTCAACCTTCCTTAAAGTGTTTACTGCATTGTCATCAAGGATTTTATAGCCGGAACTTTCTTCAACCTTTATATCCTTTACATGCCCGTCCTTTGTGAGAAGGAAGGATATCACGACCCTTCCTTCCATACCCAGCTTTCGCGCGAGCAACGGATAGGTGATGTTCTGCTTTATTATGCCAGATATGATCTCCAGCTTTCCCTTTAAAAACTCTTCCTCAAGTTCTTTTTGCCCTTTTACTGTAACTTCGGAAGCTGAGGGCTTAGTCTGATTTCCTCTTCCTATCGCTGGAGTCTTTTCTGTGGATGTGCCTGGTAGCCCTTCAGAGCTTTCACTTCCACTTTTCCTTTCTTCTTTTGGCAGATTCTCTTCGGTTTGCACCTTTTGGGTATTCGGAGTCTCTATCTCACTACTTTTTGTTTGCTCCTTTATCTCGCTTTGGGGTTTTACAACGCTTTTTTTAACTCGCTTTTCCACTTTTGGAGGTTCTTTTTGTAAATGGGTGATCTCTTCTTGTCTTTTAGTTATCTCCTTCTTTATTTCTTTATTCTGCTCCTTTTGTATCTCAAGCTTTGTGAGATCTATCTCCACGGTTCTGTGCAATGGAGGTCTAAAAATCAGGAAGACAACTATAACAAGGGTGTGTATGAAAAAGGAAGTAAAGTAAGCTCTTAATTTAAGATACATTACTTTATTTCTGTTCTTATGGAAACCTTCGCAAAGTTTAGTCTCTTTAGCACATCAAGTACGCTTACCAGTGACTGCACGCTTGCATCTTTGTCAGCCAGTAACTTTATGTTTGTGTCCCTGCTCATTCCTGAAAGGATCCTTTCAAATTCATCAAGATCCAACTTTTTTCCTTCAAAGAGTATGTTACCATCCTTTGTTATGACTATCTCAATACCTTTTAGCTGTTTGCTCTCTTGAGATTTTGCGGTGGGAAGTTGTACTGGGATAGACCCTTGAACTACGAACGTTGCCGTTATAAGTACTATGGTAAGAAGCACAAGCATTATGTCAACGAGAGGTATGACGTTTATGTCTTTAAACTCTCTCTCTTCCATTGAGCTTCTCCCACATGGCTACTTTTTCCTTGACCTTTCTCAAAAGCATGTTGTAAAGAGCTGTGGAAGGTATAGCCACCAAAAGTCCTACTGCGGTAGCTTTTAGGGCAAGTGCAAGTCCAACCATCACCTTTTTTGTGTCCACAAAACCTTCCTGACCTATAGTGTAAAAGGTGAGCATTATCCCAAGAACT
This genomic interval from Hydrogenobacter sp. contains the following:
- a CDS encoding energy transducer TonB, with product MYLKLRAYFTSFFIHTLVIVVFLIFRPPLHRTVEIDLTKLEIQKEQNKEIKKEITKRQEEITHLQKEPPKVEKRVKKSVVKPQSEIKEQTKSSEIETPNTQKVQTEENLPKEERKSGSESSEGLPGTSTEKTPAIGRGNQTKPSASEVTVKGQKELEEEFLKGKLEIISGIIKQNITYPLLARKLGMEGRVVISFLLTKDGHVKDIKVEESSGYKILDDNAVNTLRKVEKLIPKPPVDVRIKLPIIYKLE
- a CDS encoding TerC family protein, with amino-acid sequence MIQWLVFSLFILIALFLDLFVLHRKPHKVSVKESLLLSFFWISLGLGFGLYVWYTKGYTHATEYITGYLLEKSLSLDNIFVFILIFSYFKIPEEYRHKILFWGVFGAIIMRAVFIFTGIGLVERFDWITYLFGFILLASAVKLLTTEEKEFYPEETLVYKIARKLIPLRPDYHNGSFFIKEGKKVYATPLFLTLVFVESSDLMFAIDSVPAILAISRDPFVVYTSNIFAILGLRSLYFAADAILPMFHYLHYGLAFILGFIGVKMLVSDFYHIPVGVSLLLIMSAILVSILASVISKNVKN
- a CDS encoding MotA/TolQ/ExbB proton channel family protein, with translation VLGIMLTFYTIGQEGFVDTKKVMVGLALALKATAVGLLVAIPSTALYNMLLRKVKEKVAMWEKLNGRERV
- a CDS encoding biopolymer transporter ExbD, with the protein product MEEREFKDINVIPLVDIMLVLLTIVLITATFVVQGSIPVQLPTAKSQESKQLKGIEIVITKDGNILFEGKKLDLDEFERILSGMSRDTNIKLLADKDASVQSLVSVLDVLKRLNFAKVSIRTEIK